The Nicotiana tabacum cultivar K326 chromosome 5, ASM71507v2, whole genome shotgun sequence sequence tttctcctcctgttgttgagactcactgagtacaatggatggtactgacgttctcttttgggaacctacgttggtctgcggtacaacgtaggaaccggatttgcaggcgagcaggtTACGAGTTAGGACTTCCTTCCCTTCTAGTgatattggtgagctccgcttttgttcgtggagtattcttAGAGTGATTtttatttagctatttctttgtttatctAGAGAACTGaccaggaaatctcatgtcctgagcagtgcgtcagtttatcagtagaggcttcatagacatagtcatTGGGTTGAGATTCATATgttattttataataacttagcaATAATTTAGTAGTTACtatgaataaagttttggagttgatttatttaaatatttgaattaatcAAGAGTATTTGGTTAGAGTATTGCTTTGTTGCATATAAAGTGTGGAGCTATAATAGATTGAATAAGCAGAGATGGTTCGCTCGATCAGGTTCAGTGATCGAGTGCCGGTCTCGGCTTGTttagaaaatgggtcgtgacaaacttggtatcagagcctcaggtttatggagtcctaggggtctatgaagccgtgttagtagagtcttgtttatgtgtATGAAGCGTGccatacttataaacaggaggctacaagcatttaggaaaaatctttttttttcatactttagatcgtgtggtagagcctACCTCTTAGAAATTATCTAATGTATTCTTTTCTCAAAAAATTGCAGAAATGGCTCGTACTCGCAACTCTGACACCGACACTCAGGATGCTGCTCAAGAAACTATTGCTACTATTGTGGCTCAAGGCATAACTAAAAAGGCTCGAACTCAGAAAAGGAAGGGTAAATCCACAAGGGGGTTCAAGTACCCCAGGTTGAACATGAAGAAGGGGTGGAGCATGATGAGCAAGTACCTCAGGATCCAACGCCAACCCCAACAGCAGCTCCGACTCAAACAACTATATCCCCAGAGGTGGGTCAGATGTTCAATGCAGTCAACAGTGTTATGGAGATGTCTAAGGCCTTTATGGCCAACCAGAACGAGAAAAGAGATAAGATTCCACCTCAAACAAATAGGCAGAACAATTCCGAGTCCTCAAGAGTGAATGAATTTCTGAAGTTGAGTCCTCAAGTGTTCCATGGttctatagttgatgaagatccaaTGTTATGGATGGAGGGTGTTAAGAAAGCCCTCCGAGTGATGAAAGTATTTGATGACAAAGCTGTGGAGCTAGCTGCTTACCAGCTTAGAGATGTGGCTGGCGCTTGGTTTGAGATGGGGGAAAAAGAgagagatgaagatgatggtccacctacttgggaagaatttgaagaggccttCATGGCTAACTTTATCCCAGAAGAGGATATGGTAGCTAAGGCTACAGAGTTCGAACAGctcaagcaagggaataaaagtgtgTAAGAGTAGTACATGGAATTCATAAGGTTAGCTAAGCATGCTCCTCACATGGTTAAGACAGAAAAAGCAAAGATTCACAGGTTTGTTGGTGGATTGGCTTACCACATTAAGGATACGACATCAGCTGCAGCGGTAGAAATGACAACTTTCTCATCTGTTGTGGGGTTCGCCAAGCACTTAGAAAAAGACAGACAATAAAGGAGAGAAGAGAAAGAGCATAACAAGAAATCCCGAACAACGTGCAGGTTTAATGGTACATCCAGCGGAGGCGGAAGGGATTCCTCTAATAAGGAGTCATTAGCACCAGCTCAGTTCAGTCATCAGTCAGGTGGTGGGTCTTCCTTTAGACGTACTCAGAGTAGTGGAAATCAGTCTCGCCAGAATCAGAAttttaggacatcatcctcacatagCCAAAGTCATGCTGAGCAACATTCACACCAGCAAAGTCTTTGTGGAACATGTAAGTGACAACATTCAGGTTAGTGCAAGCTCGGGTTTCATGGTTGCTACCATTGTGGAGACATTGGTCATATAAAGGCCAACTGCCCAAAGTTGCAACGTAATTTCAGTGGTGGATCAACTCGTCCTTCTAGTTCCTCAGCTACTGCAGTTGCACCACCTCAGGCTCGTGGTTCTCATAATCAGTCCGGGCATGGAGCAGGCAGAGGTGCAGACCGAGTTACTCAGGGAGGGGGACAACCCCGTTTATTTGCTACACTTGATCGTCAGAGTGCAGAGGCATCTGcagaagttattacaggtatacttttagtctgctcacataatgcttatgccataatggatccaggttcaacattttcatatgtgactccatactttgcaattaacctcggactagaacctgaacaacttagtgagccattcctagtatctactccagttggcgagTCAGTGAAAGTCACAACAGTCTATAGAGGCTGTATAGTTCAGTCCAAGGTCGCAACACCAAAATCTgatctcatagagttagaaatggtggattttgatgtgatcatgggtatggattggttgtcttcctgctatgccatgttatattttcatgccaagatagtcaggttccaatttccaaatgaagaagtcttagagtggaagggtagttcagcatcgcttgtaggtaggtttatttcttatcttaaggcacaacgaatgatcggtaaggggtgtctcgcctatttggctcacattattaatccaaaatcagaaccaccagCTCTTCAGTCAGTGCCAATTTTTAGAGAATTTCCAGAAGTTTTCCCAGATGACCTTCCCGGACTTCCTCCCGAAAGAATCATAGACTTCGGCATTGATCTCATGCCAGgaactcagcccatatctatacctccctataggatggctccaacagaacttaatgagttgagagaacagttgaaagaccttcttgacaagggcttcatcaggccgagtgtttcaccgtggggtgccccggtcctgtttgtcaaaaagaaagatgggtctctcagaatgtgtgtcgactatcggcagttgaataaagttaccattaagaacaagtacccactgccaagaattgatgatttatttgatcaacttcagggtgcaaagtacttttcaaaaatagacttgaggtcgggataccatcagttgagaatcGGAAAGGAGGATATATCTAAAATAGCCTTTAGAACTCGCTACgggcactatgaatttctagtaatgtccttcgggttgacaaatgctccagctgcattcatggacctcatgaacagagttttcaagccattcctggatacctttattatcgtgtttatagacgatattttggtatactctaAGAGCAAGGAAGAACATGCAGAACACCTTAGAATAGCCTTGcagaccttgaaggagaatgagctttatgccaagttttcaaaatgtgagttctggttgcagtcagtagcattcttaggccacgtggtatctagtgaaggaataaaagtagaccctcagaagacagaagcagtcaagaactggcccaaGCCGACAACGCCAACCgaaatcaggagtttcttggggttagctggctactatagaaggtttgtagaggggttttcctcacttgcagctctattaactaagttgactcagaaagcagttaagttccaatggtcagacgcttgtgagcagagttttcaagagttaaagaagaggttgaccactGCACCTGTGCTAACCTTGCCAACAGGTTCGGGTGGgttcacagtgtattgtgatgcctccagagtgggccttggttgtgttcttatgcaaaatggaaaaggtattgcttatgcttccaggcagttaaagaatcatgaaaagaactaccccacACACGACTTAGAGCTTGCAGTAGTGGTGTTTGCATTAAAAATATGGCGACACTACCTTTATGGCGAGCATTCTGAAGTGTTTACAGATCACAAAAGCCTCcagtacattttcaagcaaaaagaactaaatttgagacagagaaggtgGCTCGAGCTATTGAAGGATTATGTCATCAATATCTTTTATCACTCGggcaaagctaatgtggtagcagatgcacttagtaggaagtcaatgggtgtcttggcccatcttgcagtacaaaggtgatctttgggtcgagaaattcaaaaactagcaaatgatggaattagattggatgagaccgaagaaggagacataactgcttatgccttagcacaatcctcccttgttgcgcatgttaaggctaagcaagaCGAAGATTCGTACTTAGTGAAATTAAAAGAAGGAGTCAGAAGCAAAGAAATCATTGTTTTCACTCTAGGAAGTGacggagttttgaagttgaatgatcggttatgtgtgcctgatgtagatggtcttaggaaggccataatggaggaagctcacagttcgagatactctatccacccaggtgctaccaaaatgtatctagatttgaaagagtagtattggtggaaaggcatgaagaaacaagtagcagatcatgtggctaaatgtttaaattgtcagcaagtcaaagccgagcatcagaggcctggtggcctagctcaagatatagagataccacagtggaagtgggagatgattaatatagATTTCGTAGTAGGTCTACCTCGCACATACCATAAacatgattcaatttgggttattgtagTACGACTGACAAAGTCCGCGCATTTCCTACCAGTAAAGACGACAGACTCCGCAGAGCAGTATGCGCGGTTGTACATAAAAGAAATAGTCCGATTGCATGGTACTCCAATTTCAATCATATCtgacagaggccctcagttcacggcAAAATTTTGGCAGGCATTTCAGAAAAGATTAGGTACCAAGGTCAATTTAAGCACCGTTTTTCATCCATAGACCGCTGGCCAGGCAGAAAGGACCATTCAGACTCTCAAAGATATGATGCGTgcgtgtgttatagattttggaggtaattgggatgatcacttgccacttatagaatttgcttacaataacagctaccaggtcagcattggtatggctccttatgaagcaTTGTATGggcggagatgtaggtctccgatgggttggtttgaaccaacAGAGGTGCCGTTGATTGGTCCAGAGTTTATTTGTGAGGCCTTGGAGAAAGTTCAGCTAATTAGAGAAAGACTTAAAgcggctcagagtcgtcaaaagtcttattctgacaagaggcatcgtgagttagagttcatggttggtgataaggtgtttctgaaagtttcaccaatgaaaggagttatgaggtttggtaagaaagggaaacttagccctagatttatcggaccttatgaagttctagaaaagaaaggaaacgtGGCTTATAAGCTAGCGCTACCCGTTGAGTTGTCCTCTGTTCAtcctgtctttcatgtgtctatgcttagaaagTACATCCATGATGAGTCGCATATAATACCTGTCGATACCATAGAAATTAAGGAAGGCctgacttatgaagaggtacctatagaaattctcgataggcaagtaagaaagttAAGAACAAAAGAATTAGcatcggtaaaagttttgtggagtaatcatgattcaaaagaagctacgtgggaggtcgaggaagatatgaggaagaagtatccttatttatttgagtaaCAAGGTATGTGAACCTAGGTTTGACTTGacatttatatttcatttattaatACAAGTTAGCAAGTGTTTATGTCCTTCTTAGATTATACTTAGTTGTTGTAGTAATTTAGTTTATGCCATAGTATAATTAATTCATTAAAGTGATTTACTTGTGCTAGAGTTGTTGTGCTTTAGATTCTTGTTAGTTATCGTGGTACCTCCTTGCCGGAGTGTGAGTAATTAATTTATGAGCTGCgtatggtgcctatgaatggcctgttatggtatatttggttgttgttggtgtagttgtggtatttgtgacagggatatttttttggatagtccaatttacaagggaaactctgccggaaattttaaaattttagggAGTCAGCCAAAATTTTGAATCCCTTGCAAGAGTGAGTAGTGCTAAGAAAATTTAAGAGGTTCAAGGACTTAAGGAATGATTGTTAGCACACGAATAAGGTCctagcaacattcgaggacgaattttttTAAGAGAGGAAGATTTTAACACTCcttaaatttataaaagtttcaagataCGCTAATtatagaactaaattattattattactattatttttatcttgtttatagtgatatatatatatacacacacacacacttaaataattggatatacaattatgaaaatgttaataattttaatattgttaattatTAAAGGTGGGTATCATTAATTAGCAGTTAAgtcacaaaagaaaaaaaaagtaggttgaaaacaaataaaataattaaaaaaaatacaaaaggcTTAAAGCCTTGGAATAAGAATGAGCGTAATTCTCATTCAAAAAGGCAAGAAGCCTATTTCTaacaaacaaggaaataaagAGGCGCAGAACACAAAAAAAAGCACATACGCGGGGGTAGGAACAGAGGCGGACAAATATTGCAGCGAAAAAAATTCTAGGGTTCTTCATAACTCACTTATTCTTGAACTCAGGTATGTAAAATCCCCTATTGTCAATTACCCTACAGTAGTAATAGGTAAGAATAGAATAGTTAATTCCATTCTCCCTCTATATCAACAATAGATTTCATATTTAGGCGTAgtactttaaaattgattaaaatacaCTGATTTTTGTAGAAACGATTGTTTGACGGGTATAAATTGGACTGGAGTCTACGTATTGGCCCAAGGAgtattgaggtgagttgatataaccctttactaaagtggtttaactcacaaaagcacgcatacaaggtgtttgatgaattgcttaaaagagtttatctttatttaattagAGCGAGTGAGTACCCATTAATTTAGAATTGTTCTAGCAAAAGTTTAGTTGATCTATTATGCTATATGTgcttaaattttcagatttttgtgttattcttatatgctattttcatgttgaagattatgaagaagaaagagtctttagaaatatttttatatgtttatttcattcttatgtcatgctttacatttaaggGCACCAATATGAGCATGTACATAATGTTctataaagaaaagatttagacttgaaaaagtcacaaggaagaagttttagaaagaaaagatttttggggagtatccgttattctgagaaggggtcatcgtccaggccgagggtcctgaccaaggcgttgacttcctgaaactacttgtgccaaagtagggagcacatgagccgagggtctcgttgctgagaatttacttagccatgctaaggtatgatacatgagcgctgagaaccatgaagcgaggggcacctcgtggattggacctattcgatcaggttgggatcgaacccgtgccgatcacacggtgactgagacagaattaagtcaggatagttggaactcccaaagtataaagtgaagtaatttttttgtaaagaaagaaaaagaaaagaatttcttttagaatattcgtaaattgctattatgcaattattttagaattattcttataagctttatgttttacacgCATTTAGAACAtttgctcgtaatgtatatgttattaaagtttctcctcctgttgttgagactcactgagtacaatggatgatactgacgttctcttttgggaacctacgttggtctgcggtacaacgtaggaaccggaTTTGCAGGTGAGCAGGTTACGAGTTAGGACTTCCTTCCCTTCCAGTgatattggtgagctccgcttttgttcgtggagtattcttagagtcattttcatttagctatttctttgtttatctAGAGAAATGaccaggaaatctcatgtcctgagcagtgcgtcagtttatcagtagaggcttcatagacatagtcatTGGGTTGAGATTCATATgttattttataataacttagcaATAATTCAGTAGTTACtatgaataaagttttggagttgatttatttaaatatttgaattaatcAAGAGTATTTGGTTAGAGTATTGCTTTATTGCATATAAAGTGTGGAGCTATAATAGATTGAATAAGCAGAGATGGTTCGCTCGATCAGGTTCAGTGATCGAGTGCCGGTCTCGGCTTGTttagaaaatgggtcgtgacaaaagtggttgCTGGAGACAAAAATTCTGTTTATACAGAAGAGGCAGGTGTAGCATGTATACTGTGAAGGAAAGGCCTCCGATGTCAAATCTTAGTCCAGAATTTTCCACATACAAGGAAATAATCTCCATCCAGTTTCAGCCAAATGCAAATGCGTTTacgaaatgcaatttcccttgcCAATCATGACACTGAAACACATATAAGAAAGTCTTTTACAGCCTACGATTTACAAGGCCCATGCCGTTTGTTTAAACCATGAATCTGAAACACAGGAAATAGTAAAAGCTTAGTTTTTGCACACATATCCTTCTTGGAGAACGGAGAAACAGGTCACAAGTAACCACTGGAAAAAGAGATGCTTTAGGATAAAGCAAGACCTATTAAGGTGAACACATATTTGCTAAAGACATTTTAAGAGCCAATGAGGCACTCTTTGCTAGTATAAGATTCATTATATAGCAGTCTTTTGCaactttctttgtttgaaacccTTCAATCGCGACTTAGGATTGTTTCTCGAGAGTTGATACTTCTTTTGGCATCTCTAATGATCTGCTTCATCTTTGCATTGTTGGTACATCCTTCTGTAATCATGTTGGCCACAATCAGAGAATCAAGCTTTAGATGAAATCTGGTGTAGCCTAGCTGTATACACCATTTACCACCAAGTTTAGCTGCTACAGCTTCTACCTCGTTTTTTACATTGAATTGAACAGATATTGAGAAAGCCATGATGAGATCTCCATTAGAGTCTCTTATTATCCCTCCTATACCTGCTCTCCGAGTATCCTATTTACATTGAACAAGTAAATAGGATGCTTTAAAAGCAGATTTAAGGGGGAAAGAAAATCTATtgcagagaaaaaaaaaaagcattgATCCAAAGCCACCATTTGCAATCTTTTATGAACAAAAGCTAACTTACCTAATTCCCAGCTTTGTGCAATCAGAGTCTCCAAAGGCACCACTCTGCACAATGTTCCAATCTGTGCCCTGAAAATTAAATAGGAAAAAGGAAATACTGTTGAAGACAGTGAACATAATTGGGAGAAGCCTGTGCTATCATGGAAGTTCACATGTTGGTCCAAAATGAAATCTGTCTTGCATCTAAGAGTCCATTGTCAGTGGCTTTTAATATATGAATATTAACATGGGAGGAGggtccattttttttttttttttgcctctCTACATTTATCCTTCTTTTATGCAAGAGCAACTGATTATACCAATCATGACAAACCAATGTTATGCCAATCAAATACTTCACTTTCCTAAAGATATGGCAGTTTTCTTTACACAAAATCACATCACTTTCCTAAAGATACTCTTTTGTTGAACGATAATCGTGCAAAACAAACAGAACTTTTGAATCATTGTGTTGCATAGGTACTAACTTACCTCGACTAAGTTAGTCCCTATGCAACCAAGGGATCAAAAGAGGTAAGGTAAGCGATAAAAACAGTGCTAACCAGGGGATCTAGGAGATTAACAACTTGGAAGATGCTTACATAGAAACATTGGTCCTATAAAAGTAGAGAATCTTTCAACCTACTGGATGAATGTCCCTCCAACTGTTCAATCCATTCAAGTCTCAGTTCTTCCCCAAGGGAGACTGCTAGAAAAGCATCCCTGTTAAACAGTACAGCATTTTCATGAGAAAAAGGAGCTGAAAAGTAAAATCGACGAAATTGTTCTTAGGCATACTTCTACACAACTTTTAAGTCTAGGCTGGCATGGGAGCAAGGTGCACCTAATACTGCACATCCATTTTGTCTCCAGAGCTGCCAACTCAGCTCTTTTTATGTCATCTTCAGAGTCTTCCTTCCTAACACCTCCTACGGTTGTTTCCAAAGCTCCGAGTGAACCCGAAATAGGCCATGGACTTGGATCTACCAAATGTGTCATAGCAACCTCCACAGCTACATCACAGGAACAGCTCATGAACTTAATTCAATTGCACCTCCCTGTACACCCTTTATTATCTTCAACATAGTACCTGAACAGATATGACAAATACTGATTCTTCTTCTTTAGTACAGGTTGGAAGAGGGGAGGGGTCAGACATTAATACAACAAAGGAAATGGGGAAACTTGGTAGAATTTTAATATTGTGAGAATGTAATAGACACTCCTATCATCAACGTACAACACAGGATTATTTGAAGTGAAGCTCTGGCCAACGAAAGCGGAAGAATTATATGGAGAGAAGCACCAAATTGACAGAAACTAATGTAGGCTCTTCCTAGCAGCTTACATTCTAACAGTTAAACAATTTCATAGATAGTTGACTGATGCAACAAGGAGGACCAAAAAAAAAGCAAGACAAAAAGATCCTTATGAAACGGGGAATATCATATTGTAGGAGATCATTCACATgataaattgataaattaaataatttctttGATCCAAATGCCAAAACTCATTTTGAGCTATAAAATGCTGCTGGAGTCAACTCGGCATTAAAATAAGTTAAACACCAAGTTTCGATGAGAGTAGATATCAGACTTTATGGTCAAGTAATATTGCAGAAACTTACAGGGGGAATAAAAAGGCAAACAAGGCCATCCAAAGATGAAGGACAGACCTGTATAGTTTCTCACTGAACACCCTTTAAGCTTTGGGTTTATTGATGTTTCATATGGAGACTTCAGTTTCCTCAAAAAGGTTGCTTGGTACACAAACAAGGCCAGAATGTGGATCATATAATTTCGCACTTCCATTGAAATTTAATCTGCAAAAGGAAATACCAAACATTAGAGCAACCTTTTGTGATGCATTTGCATCCTTGTAGAACACCAGCTGAAGAGAGTAATTACTTAGAGTGCTGACTCTGAGCAAATCGTTCTCAGAGGTCTTTGGTTTTCAATTACTTGTTCCTATCTGCCCAGTCTATGCATAAATAACTTCAAAAACAAGTTATTTTTCCTATTACAAGGAATAAAAGAAGACCAAGTAGGAAAAAAAAGAGGTTTCAAGTGAAAAATCCACAGAGACAATCAAACAGTTTCAAGTGGAATTGCAAAATACTGAAGGAAAGCATTCAATTCACTGACAACTTTGCAATTTTCGTGATGTCATATAATTGCAAGTAGAAGGATTGAATTAATACAGAACTTTTTTTTCCTGGAATTCTTCAGTACCACAGTAACATGTATCGGTTTGGGGAATGAGAAGTTTGGAAAGCCAAGGGAGAGGAGGATGGAGgagattttgaaaaagaaaaaagatagacTCAGAAACTGAAAGAGAAACAGAGACTTACCGAAAAACTGAAGTATGGGAACCGTAATTTGGCTTGTCAGATTGGTGCAACTTTCTTCTAACTGTGGGCAGTTATGAATTTCCAGGTGCCGTAATTTGGTGAGCCGTTGAATGGCATCTCTAGATGGCAGATGTTGTAGTTTTTCGCAGTTACTTAAAATTAACTCTTCCAAAGAAACAAGGTTGACGAGCCCATCCGACAGAGCTTCTAGCAATGGACAATCACGGATCTCCAAATGCTGTAATTTGGGCATGGCATCTAAGAAGTCTACATGTTTTAGAAGTTTGCACCTCACTAGCGTCAATTTTCCAAGAGAAGTAAGGTTGCCAAGACTATGAGGAAGAACCTCGATTCCAAACTCAACTATTCCAAGCTCTGTTAGGGCAGAAAGTTGCATAAGCTGATAGGGAAGAGAAACCCAGTGCGCACGTCCATACACCCACAATGTACGAAGGGACGATAGCTGCTGAATGCCATTAAAAATCAATTGGAATGCATCAAAATCCACCAACTCTGAGAAAGGACCTATTGACAATGCCCTTAAACCAGTGAGACAGTAAAGGCCCCCTGTGGGTACACTATTCAGTTTGGGACATTCTGATATAGCTATAGCTGAAAGTGAAGGCATTTCCCACACATGTAAAGGGAAGGAAACTAAGTTGTTACAGTTGTAGACCGCCAAAGACTCCAGAGACGGACAATGCTCTAGCAGACCACTTGGTAAGCTAGTCAATCCATCACAATTGTATAACTGAAGACTTTGGAGGGAAGCCAAATGATTCTGTCCACAGGGAACAGGAATGGAACTGAAATTGGTGCAGTCCTTAATTATCAAGCTCTTAAGAGAACGGAGACTGTACAAACTCTGTGGAAATTCACGAAACTCTCCGCAATTTAAGACGCATAGATGTTGAAGAGAAAAATTGTTGTGTAGCATTTCATGTGGAAGACAAGTGAGCTCTTTCACATTATTGACAAAAAGCTCAACGAGAGAAGTCAATTTGCTGCACAAGTTCAACAATGGCATTTCATTGTTAACTCCTTCAATGCTTAATTCACGTAAGATTTCAAATTGATTTGGAGTGCTTTTTAACAACGGACATTTACTAATACACAACATCTCAAGCCCAGGAAACATTCTTACTCCAACTCCGTCTCTACCACCACTTCCAGTTGGCATCACTTCCACTCCCTTCCACTCAGTGAGGCTAGGCATGTCCTCCAATACTAGTTTTCTTAGTAACGGGAACACTTGAATATTAGCGTTATTGCTTCTTGCTCCATTATTGTTAACTTCAACACCATAAAATGGAGGTCCAATGCATTCCAACGTGTGGAAGCCCACCAGTTCAAGATGCCGAAGGACTTTCAGTTGGCCGAGCGATGGAATTTCTTTGCACTTTCCGCAGCCACTTAATTTCAACTTGACCAAATGTGGTAGCAACTCTTCACTGAACCATGAAGGAAATCTAGTCCCCAAATAGTCCATTACTGCTAAGTTTTTCAAGTTAGGATGTGGTTGAAGACCATCCAAAACATCCTCATCATTGATTTGACAGTCTTCTGGTTCATCATGGGACCATAGAAATGCCAGCTTGTAGATATTTGGTTTCTCCTGTAGATATGCTCTTCCAGCTTCTTCTCTATTACGGACCAATTGCAGACCGTTGATCGTCAATTCACCTCTAAGGTTTTTTAAGAAACCTAATTCTTCTATTCGACGACCTTTCTCTAAACCTACCTTGAAAAACTGTAGGGTTTGAAGACAAGTTAATTGACCCATCTTAAGTGGCATATGAAAGAGATAATTACCAATACACCATTCTCCCCAACCCGTAGGATGATGATAATTTGGTTTGTATTTAGATTTGTAATATATATGCCTCAAACTTATCATGTTTCCCATTTCGTCTGGAAGCACCTCGAGTGAAAAGCAGTTATTGACTCGAAGTGTTTGCATATTGTAGAGCTTGCAAATGGAGTTGGGCAATGCTTTGATCATAGTGTTGGAGAGATCAAGATATCTCAAGTGTATAAGCTTGCCGATTGAGACTGATATCTCCTTGATGGCTGACCTGGACAAATTTAAAACTCTCAAGAACTGAAAGCTCAATAGCGTATCTTCAGATATATGATTACTTCTCAAGAACAATGTGCACAAATGTCCTGGCTTATTTATCTTATCTATTTGATCTCTTGGTGAGTTCCATCCAAAGTATCGAACTTGAGAAAGATTTTCTCCACCATCGCTCTTCTCATCaaatagtttagattttaaaATATCTCCAGCCAAATCATGCACAAGACCATGCATCTTACAGTGTGTTATATTGTTGTGCTCATCTAGCTCAACATCTTGCAGCAAGGAATTTTGCAACAAAAGTTGAAAAAACCTGTTCCCGATATCTTCCATCACAGAGGTCTCTTGACATGGGCGAAGATATCCTTCTGCCATCCAGAGTTGGAT is a genomic window containing:
- the LOC107824326 gene encoding putative disease resistance protein RGA4; its protein translation is MADPVIGATVQVLLQKLLSLTIEEVKSLRDCNKYVDMLAQNVSMIQAFIHDAERRQVEDQAVEQWLKRLERVAEDVENVFDEFSYESRRREVKIRNNPMRKVSGLFSHTAFKSKMSRKINNITQELRTINQLANNLGLQPLIVPPRQILSTRETDSMVVVSDVVGRDKDVAEIKRKMLNVKENVVLCTIPIVGMGGLGKTTIAKRIFNDDHIKQHFEKRVWLCLPEMLETKSFLELILESLTERKPEVQSRDIIVKKLQDELGGKKYLLVLDDLWRVDPTIWHEFVDTLSGINTFRGNCILVTTRRDQVASSVAADPHKLKNLTDDHCWSIFKQRAFVDGEVTEELGSMSNMIVEMCKGLPLAASVLGGLLHNKEKHEWQAILEGNPLVAGDDDSGESSLKKILKLSYDYLPFPHLKKCFAYFAMFPKDFEFEKDQLIQLWMAEGYLRPCQETSVMEDIGNRFFQLLLQNSLLQDVELDEHNNITHCKMHGLVHDLAGDILKSKLFDEKSDGGENLSQVRYFGWNSPRDQIDKINKPGHLCTLFLRSNHISEDTLLSFQFLRVLNLSRSAIKEISVSIGKLIHLRYLDLSNTMIKALPNSICKLYNMQTLRVNNCFSLEVLPDEMGNMISLRHIYYKSKYKPNYHHPTGWGEWCIGNYLFHMPLKMGQLTCLQTLQFFKVGLEKGRRIEELGFLKNLRGELTINGLQLVRNREEAGRAYLQEKPNIYKLAFLWSHDEPEDCQINDEDVLDGLQPHPNLKNLAVMDYLGTRFPSWFSEELLPHLVKLKLSGCGKCKEIPSLGQLKVLRHLELVGFHTLECIGPPFYGVEVNNNGARSNNANIQVFPLLRKLVLEDMPSLTEWKGVEVMPTGSGGRDGVGVRMFPGLEMLCISKCPLLKSTPNQFEILRELSIEGVNNEMPLLNLCSKLTSLVELFVNNVKELTCLPHEMLHNNFSLQHLCVLNCGEFREFPQSLYSLRSLKSLIIKDCTNFSSIPVPCGQNHLASLQSLQLYNCDGLTSLPSGLLEHCPSLESLAVYNCNNLVSFPLHVWEMPSLSAIAISECPKLNSVPTGGLYCLTGLRALSIGPFSELVDFDAFQLIFNGIQQLSSLRTLWVYGRAHWVSLPYQLMQLSALTELGIVEFGIEVLPHSLGNLTSLGKLTLVRCKLLKHVDFLDAMPKLQHLEIRDCPLLEALSDGLVNLVSLEELILSNCEKLQHLPSRDAIQRLTKLRHLEIHNCPQLEESCTNLTSQITVPILQFFD